One region of Ahniella affigens genomic DNA includes:
- a CDS encoding phosphoenolpyruvate carboxykinase (GTP): protein MALTTAGSKLASLNAWVESVAALTEPQQIHWCDGSDAEDQALKILMVERGDLIPLNADSHPNCYLHRSHPSDVARVEHLTFVCPSEQADAGPNNHWMAPAEAHAKIDALFAGCMKGRTLYVVPYCMGPIDSPIARCGVEITDSPYVVANMRLMTRMGAAALARIEREGTFVRGLHSTGDLDPNRRFIMHFPEELMIKSIGSGYGGNALLGKKCHALRIGSYQAKREGWLAEHMLIVGIENPAGETHYIAAAFPSACGKTNLAMLIPPEGYRNQGWKVWTVGDDICWMQQSEDGQLWAINPEAGYFGVAPGTGPKTNPNALAMLNRDAIFTNVGLTADNKPWWEGLDEGQPVTDWQGRAYDPANGPAAHPNARFTVSAKQCPSFSPVAEHAQGVPISAIVFGGRRESLVPLVFEARDWQHGVLVGAAMASETTAAATGAVGVVRRDSMAMKPFCGYNFGDYFSHWLSFDKPGGKLPKIFHVNWFRKGAAGKFLWPGFGDNLRVLEWVIGRCKGTASATATPIGQLPAASDINLSGLNLSAEAMAVLFNVDPEGWHREFEAIKAYLGEYGSHCPQALIDEANLIEAELQALGQEPLRATA from the coding sequence ATGGCCTTGACGACCGCAGGAAGCAAACTGGCTTCTTTGAATGCTTGGGTCGAGTCAGTTGCAGCACTGACCGAACCGCAGCAAATCCACTGGTGCGACGGCAGCGATGCCGAGGACCAGGCTCTGAAAATCCTGATGGTGGAACGCGGCGATCTGATCCCGCTGAACGCCGACTCGCACCCGAATTGCTACCTGCACCGCTCGCATCCTTCCGATGTGGCGCGCGTGGAGCATCTAACGTTTGTCTGCCCGAGCGAGCAGGCCGATGCGGGTCCGAACAACCACTGGATGGCCCCAGCTGAGGCGCACGCGAAGATCGATGCACTGTTTGCCGGCTGCATGAAAGGCCGCACACTTTACGTGGTGCCTTACTGCATGGGTCCGATTGATTCGCCGATTGCCCGGTGTGGCGTCGAAATCACCGACTCGCCGTACGTCGTCGCCAACATGCGGTTGATGACCCGTATGGGCGCCGCCGCGCTGGCGCGCATCGAGCGCGAAGGCACGTTTGTCCGCGGTCTGCATTCGACGGGCGATCTCGATCCGAATCGCCGCTTCATCATGCACTTCCCAGAAGAGCTGATGATCAAGTCGATTGGCTCGGGCTACGGCGGCAATGCGTTGCTCGGCAAGAAGTGTCATGCGCTCCGCATTGGGTCGTACCAGGCCAAACGCGAAGGCTGGCTGGCCGAGCACATGCTGATTGTCGGCATCGAGAATCCAGCTGGCGAAACGCATTACATCGCAGCGGCGTTCCCGTCTGCCTGCGGTAAAACCAATCTGGCCATGCTGATTCCGCCTGAGGGCTACCGCAACCAAGGTTGGAAGGTCTGGACGGTTGGCGACGACATTTGCTGGATGCAGCAAAGCGAAGATGGTCAGCTGTGGGCCATCAATCCGGAAGCCGGCTATTTCGGCGTGGCGCCGGGCACCGGCCCGAAAACCAATCCGAACGCGCTCGCGATGTTGAACCGCGATGCGATCTTTACGAATGTGGGTCTGACGGCTGACAACAAACCGTGGTGGGAAGGCCTTGATGAAGGCCAGCCAGTGACCGATTGGCAGGGGCGGGCCTACGACCCGGCAAACGGTCCGGCTGCGCATCCGAACGCCCGCTTCACCGTTTCTGCCAAACAATGCCCAAGCTTCTCGCCGGTGGCCGAGCATGCTCAAGGCGTGCCGATTTCGGCGATTGTATTCGGCGGGCGCCGCGAGTCGCTCGTGCCCTTGGTGTTTGAAGCGCGCGACTGGCAGCATGGCGTGCTCGTCGGCGCAGCCATGGCCTCAGAAACAACCGCTGCGGCGACCGGTGCGGTCGGCGTGGTTCGGCGCGACTCGATGGCGATGAAGCCTTTCTGTGGTTACAACTTCGGCGACTATTTCAGCCATTGGCTGAGCTTCGACAAGCCCGGCGGCAAGCTGCCCAAGATCTTCCATGTCAACTGGTTCCGCAAAGGCGCGGCTGGCAAGTTTCTGTGGCCGGGTTTCGGTGACAACCTGCGCGTGCTGGAGTGGGTCATTGGCCGCTGCAAAGGCACGGCATCGGCTACGGCCACGCCGATCGGTCAATTGCCGGCGGCGTCCGACATCAATCTCAGTGGCTTGAATCTGAGTGCCGAGGCCATGGCTGTGCTGTTCAACGTCGATCCGGAAGGCTGGCATCGCGAGTTCGAAGCGATCAAGGCGTATCTCGGCGAGTACGGCAGCCATTGCCCACAGGCGCTGATCGACGAGGCCAATCTGATCGAAGCCGAACTCCAGGCGCTGGGTCAGGAACCGCTCCGCGCGACCGCGTGA
- the trxC gene encoding thioredoxin TrxC, translating to MDADNNLVLTCAHCGAPNRAPESRLAENPVCGRCHQTVLTPTPLTLTDENIQAVLGRNDLPVLVDCWAAWCAPCRAFAPTFERASQNFMTQIRFAKLDTENNRQSAGMLRIQSIPTIILFAKGREIARQSGALSYQQLTQWLAHAFGLDREV from the coding sequence ATGGATGCCGACAACAATCTGGTCCTCACGTGTGCGCACTGCGGTGCGCCGAACCGTGCACCAGAATCGCGACTGGCCGAAAACCCCGTCTGCGGGCGCTGCCACCAAACGGTGTTGACGCCAACACCGTTGACACTGACCGACGAGAATATTCAAGCGGTGCTGGGTCGCAACGACCTGCCGGTGTTAGTCGATTGTTGGGCCGCCTGGTGCGCGCCCTGTCGAGCGTTCGCGCCTACGTTTGAGCGGGCGAGTCAGAACTTCATGACGCAGATTCGCTTTGCCAAGCTCGATACCGAAAACAACCGCCAAAGCGCCGGGATGCTCCGCATTCAGAGCATTCCGACGATCATTCTGTTTGCCAAGGGCCGCGAGATCGCCCGCCAATCGGGCGCGCTGAGCTATCAGCAACTGACGCAGTGGCTGGCCCACGCATTCGGACTGGACCGCGAAGTCTGA
- a CDS encoding pirin family protein, giving the protein MNRSIESRIQGRPAEDGAGVKLTRLIDPRHAGASDPFLMLDEFRSDTASDYIAGFPPHPHRGFETVTYMMAGRMRHRDNKGNEGNLGPGAVQWMTAARGIVHEEMPQQENGLMWGYQLWLNLPAAEKMLPATYQDIDATSIPELAHGGAHVRVIAGELAGVRGPVPDRTTAPLYLDIDLPANAETSLPVPSGHRVLMVGVSGSVTIVGDAKPETLSARQAALLGAGEHVKVRTDEHAGRVLLIAAKPLREPIAHYGPFVMNTREEVMQAVNDFQAGRF; this is encoded by the coding sequence ATGAACCGCAGTATCGAATCCCGCATTCAAGGTCGTCCCGCTGAAGACGGCGCTGGCGTCAAGCTGACGCGCCTGATTGACCCGCGCCATGCCGGCGCCAGTGACCCGTTCCTCATGCTGGACGAGTTCCGATCGGATACCGCATCGGACTACATTGCCGGGTTTCCGCCACATCCGCATCGCGGCTTCGAGACGGTCACGTACATGATGGCTGGGCGTATGCGCCATCGTGACAACAAGGGTAACGAGGGCAACCTTGGCCCGGGCGCCGTGCAGTGGATGACTGCCGCGCGCGGCATCGTGCACGAGGAAATGCCCCAGCAGGAGAACGGCCTGATGTGGGGGTACCAGCTCTGGCTGAACCTGCCTGCTGCCGAGAAGATGCTGCCGGCGACGTACCAGGACATTGACGCCACATCGATTCCCGAACTCGCGCATGGCGGCGCCCACGTGCGCGTCATTGCGGGCGAGCTCGCCGGCGTGCGCGGGCCGGTGCCAGACCGCACCACGGCGCCGCTGTATCTTGACATCGACCTGCCCGCAAACGCCGAAACGTCCCTTCCGGTGCCGAGCGGCCATCGCGTACTCATGGTCGGGGTCAGCGGTTCCGTGACCATCGTCGGCGACGCCAAGCCCGAAACCTTGAGTGCGCGCCAGGCAGCGTTGCTCGGCGCTGGTGAACACGTCAAAGTCCGGACCGACGAACACGCTGGCCGAGTCTTGCTGATCGCAGCCAAGCCCTTGCGTGAGCCGATCGCGCACTACGGCCCGTTTGTCATGAACACGCGTGAGGAAGTGATGCAGGCGGTCAACGACTTTCAAGCCGGGAGATTCTGA
- a CDS encoding cation:proton antiporter: MPVMSTAELYLVAMVVIMTVPYLIWRLGRTEYFAPLVVVQIVTGILLGPGMLGAAFPEVYQQVFNPQVIQALNGVAWWAVMLFVFLSGIELDLSQAWQNRRETGITAGFALLTPLLLGSLAAWPLLLTPGWIGPAGQSWQFVAGIGMACAVTALPILILLMEKLDIFRKPLGQRVLRYASLDDVLIWGVLALILLDWTRVARQGIFLLSFAVAALVLRRIMRAIPERDRLYVGLIWLALCGLGADWSGLHFMVGAFLAGVVIDAKWFDQDSLDRLRHNVLLVIMPVFFLSTGLRTNWTMGGAAVFLAAGLLLVASVAGKLLGVHLAGRILGWAKGEASIIGWLLQTKALIMIIFVNVLLDKQIITAEMFTALLLMAVASTMLTVPTVTPMMRRVKL; the protein is encoded by the coding sequence ATGCCGGTGATGTCGACAGCTGAGCTCTACCTGGTTGCCATGGTGGTAATCATGACGGTGCCATATCTCATCTGGCGGCTCGGTCGTACCGAGTACTTTGCGCCGTTAGTGGTTGTGCAGATTGTCACCGGGATTCTGCTTGGGCCGGGCATGCTCGGTGCGGCGTTTCCGGAGGTCTATCAGCAGGTCTTCAATCCGCAGGTCATCCAGGCCTTGAATGGGGTGGCCTGGTGGGCCGTGATGCTGTTTGTGTTCTTGTCTGGCATCGAGTTGGACCTCAGTCAAGCGTGGCAGAACCGGCGGGAGACGGGCATCACGGCAGGTTTCGCGTTGCTGACGCCCTTGTTGCTGGGCAGCCTGGCCGCTTGGCCGTTGCTGCTGACTCCAGGTTGGATCGGCCCGGCCGGGCAGAGCTGGCAGTTTGTCGCGGGTATTGGCATGGCGTGCGCTGTCACGGCATTGCCGATTCTGATCCTGCTGATGGAAAAACTCGATATTTTCCGAAAACCTTTAGGCCAGCGCGTGCTGCGCTATGCGAGTCTCGACGACGTGCTCATCTGGGGTGTGCTGGCGCTGATTCTGCTCGATTGGACGCGGGTCGCCCGACAGGGCATTTTTCTGCTGTCGTTTGCCGTCGCGGCGCTCGTGTTGCGGCGGATCATGCGCGCGATTCCGGAGCGCGATCGTCTTTACGTGGGGCTGATCTGGCTGGCCCTCTGCGGTCTCGGTGCCGATTGGTCGGGGCTGCATTTCATGGTGGGCGCGTTTCTCGCCGGCGTGGTCATTGATGCGAAGTGGTTCGATCAGGACAGCCTCGATCGTCTGCGCCATAACGTGCTGCTGGTGATCATGCCGGTGTTCTTCCTCAGTACCGGCCTCCGGACGAATTGGACCATGGGTGGCGCTGCGGTATTTCTCGCAGCAGGATTGCTGCTCGTGGCTTCGGTTGCGGGCAAGTTGCTCGGCGTGCACTTGGCCGGACGGATTCTCGGCTGGGCCAAAGGCGAGGCGAGCATCATCGGCTGGCTGCTGCAGACCAAGGCCTTGATCATGATCATTTTCGTCAACGTGCTGCTCGACAAGCAGATCATTACGGCCGAGATGTTCACCGCTTTGCTGCTGATGGCGGTGGCCAGCACCATGCTGACCGTTCCGACGGTAACGCCCATGATGCGGCGCGTAAAACTCTAA
- a CDS encoding response regulator, whose amino-acid sequence MNALPPTSANTADPLPPAELAAYVERVRIDTLFRFNWSGLLVTATMGPVVAWRLGIPNDATNFWIWAGVMMATALARVWLGLTYQRQPNRFSDRTWHGVVVVTALVVGSVWGSLVTPIFVLNLETQMLAAALLMAVVGVGMISFMVSTAAFIAFSLPIMIALLWSAMLHRSSVTFDVCLLVSFFLLIMVASSIRLRQQFEENTRARFKETLLREQAAQASNAKSRFLAAMSHELRTPLNGMMGMAEILAQADLPEAAARHVSALRTAGQGLTGLVNDVLDFASLDAHSLRADPGVFELRPLLSDIALPWQREAERLHLGFALILAPNLPSHVHTDARRLSQILMHLLSNALKFTRTGQITLRAETDAERRGLIIDVADTGCGIAAEQQLRIFQPFSVTDADVPADRRGLGLGLSICRHLAGLLGASLDLDSTPGEGSTFRLRIPDCAAKAPPKAPRGDEPDWPGISVLVVDDNELNRDVARLYLETLGVSVRLAEHGQAALAACAESLPHLILMDCEMPVMDGLKATRALRAQGLSLPILALTAHALPGNHQACLEAGMDGVLTKPLDVASLRARLTDVLAARLGGD is encoded by the coding sequence ATGAACGCGCTGCCGCCCACATCTGCGAACACAGCGGATCCGCTACCTCCGGCGGAACTCGCCGCTTACGTTGAGCGCGTTCGGATCGACACCTTGTTCCGCTTCAACTGGTCTGGGCTCCTGGTCACTGCGACGATGGGGCCGGTGGTGGCTTGGCGCCTCGGAATTCCGAATGATGCGACCAACTTCTGGATCTGGGCTGGGGTGATGATGGCGACCGCGCTGGCGCGCGTCTGGCTCGGCCTGACGTATCAGCGCCAACCGAACCGATTCAGCGATCGCACCTGGCATGGGGTTGTCGTCGTGACGGCGCTGGTAGTGGGCTCGGTCTGGGGCAGTCTTGTCACCCCAATCTTCGTACTGAACCTGGAAACGCAGATGCTTGCCGCGGCGCTGCTGATGGCGGTGGTCGGCGTTGGGATGATCAGTTTCATGGTCTCGACCGCTGCGTTCATCGCGTTCTCGTTGCCCATCATGATTGCGCTGCTCTGGTCGGCCATGTTGCATCGAAGTAGCGTGACATTTGATGTCTGTCTGCTCGTCAGTTTCTTTCTGCTCATCATGGTCGCGAGCAGCATCCGGTTGCGGCAACAGTTCGAGGAAAACACCCGGGCCCGCTTCAAGGAAACCTTGCTGCGCGAGCAGGCCGCTCAGGCCAGCAATGCCAAGTCACGCTTTCTCGCGGCGATGAGCCACGAGCTTCGCACACCCCTGAACGGCATGATGGGCATGGCCGAAATTCTGGCGCAGGCAGACTTGCCCGAAGCGGCTGCCCGGCATGTCAGTGCGCTCCGGACGGCGGGACAGGGTCTGACCGGGCTGGTAAACGATGTGCTCGATTTCGCGAGTCTCGATGCACATTCGCTTAGGGCCGATCCGGGCGTCTTCGAGCTGCGCCCGCTGCTTTCTGACATTGCGCTTCCTTGGCAGCGTGAAGCCGAAAGGCTACACCTTGGCTTTGCGTTGATCCTGGCGCCCAACCTGCCTTCGCATGTGCACACCGACGCGCGCCGACTGAGCCAGATCCTGATGCATCTGCTCAGCAATGCCTTGAAGTTCACCCGCACCGGGCAGATCACGTTGCGCGCCGAGACCGATGCCGAACGGCGCGGCCTCATCATCGATGTGGCCGATACTGGCTGCGGCATTGCAGCTGAGCAGCAACTTCGGATTTTTCAGCCATTTTCAGTGACGGACGCCGACGTGCCGGCCGACCGCCGCGGGCTGGGCCTTGGTCTCAGCATTTGTCGACATTTGGCCGGATTGCTCGGTGCCAGCCTGGATCTGGACAGCACCCCCGGCGAGGGCAGCACGTTCCGTCTCCGTATTCCGGATTGCGCCGCCAAGGCGCCCCCCAAAGCGCCGCGCGGCGACGAGCCGGATTGGCCCGGGATCAGCGTGTTGGTGGTCGACGACAACGAACTGAATCGCGACGTCGCGCGCCTCTACCTGGAAACACTCGGGGTCTCGGTTCGGCTGGCCGAACATGGTCAAGCGGCACTCGCTGCCTGCGCCGAGTCGTTGCCTCACTTGATTCTGATGGATTGCGAAATGCCCGTTATGGATGGGCTAAAGGCCACTCGCGCGTTGCGCGCTCAAGGTTTGTCGTTACCAATCTTGGCGTTGACCGCCCACGCGCTGCCTGGCAACCATCAAGCATGTCTGGAGGCCGGCATGGACGGCGTGCTGACCAAGCCGCTGGACGTTGCCAGCTTGCGCGCACGTTTGACCGACGTGTTGGCCGCTCGCCTCGGTGGCGATTGA
- a CDS encoding PAS domain-containing protein gives MAQGAGIPVFAIGAYATERCASLGIACLCLPETSLGAFGAHGPQGGVYLMDIDTWLAQTELRTNLRLDRHAAIVFGTRQEQCIDLAASLAQVCPHLVTPSCSDTWVRALIAGQQRYCRDVLHVGESIDLARLKNAVSLGRLNAWAINLDTGEHLGGHLDLELFGEPIKSAADMLRGMSESDHWIIEALEALGLDGNANASLSHEFRRVDCHGQERWYATHASCYVDADQDVRGVIGVTYEVTDRKRAEQQADRHADLLAQALKAADMVSWEYDATTRIRHSIGDDEALFGLRPSSLEEVTALVLPEDRTSERFLAYQRALQHGEAFDEEFRVRRPDGSICWLQSRGRPSLDAHGNLLRVSGIVFDITPRKQIEMRLEETEGWLSRALSAGHMVAWEWNLRDHSRRSFGRQEVILGRDIAGIDDAKGAVHPADRERDEWLFNQAAEHGSPYSNEFRVIDVEGKVRWLRSIGSPSEVDANGTVTMSGLAWDISERKEMELTLRETEQRLRTTLSSGQMVVWEWNLRTRERRSFGDKLELMGSGREPIERAWGRLHPDDYALFRDAWESAVANATEFRAEFRLIRDDGVATWVRSIGSPLLIDEAGVAVMGGVSWDISERKRTELALTESETRMRAALEAARMVSWERNLLTGRRQTMGDHYALFGFDADEEGSHVDAAVAPGDAELDQERFETAIRDRTLYSSEFRICKPDGEVRWLHSRGKVISERQGQAEIIAGVVWDITDRKEMEAALSTREAELSAALQAARMCRFQFDFRRREWLISDDAHAVFGTRIGPLSVHPDSRRDLSRYLARLHHGLPVDDVEVRLQVGSATPWVELRANLLDRHRANGVFWDISLRKTIEEALLESENWHRIAVEGANLNVWEYDLESKTRRGGNRDLEFFGRAPDSLESLLEVVHEDDREALTASFFESMAVPGVQRQQFRVLKADGSYRWIESIGRVLNRRDGTPWRYAGVSIDITEKKEHADALQRAVLAAEHAVRAQSAFLAAMSHEIRTPMNAVIGMTGLLLNSPLDDRQQDMARTLRSSAELLLNLINDVLDFSKIDAGQMQLDQSPFDLADVIESSLDLLAPQAEVKRLSLGAVFDFQIGARLIGDPARLRQILVNLLSNAIKFTPAGHVEIKANLWSLSATTARLWISVRDQGIGIAPEVLRTLFTPFRQGDTSMSRRFGGTGLGLVICKRLADLMHGEITVESEPGQGACFRVRLDLPLADPSPGPADWMHDRRIAIVMDEGHARDALIEQLVLFGASVEHHPTIGDLRRHQSPDVVVVDDDVRLPVDFPLPTLRVLGLGVSVRDDHLSLSRPIRPSLLLDRLGRLIQQPGANSPGPAQAADDQTPLPDISLRVLVAEDNDVNQMLIELMLQSLGIEPRLVSDGQEAIDALQGGDYNVILMDVEMPGIDGIEATRLIRARPEFADRPYIIAATAHVMSDSKQRFLNAGMNDYVPKPILMPELKAALSRAGEFLARRS, from the coding sequence ATGGCACAGGGAGCGGGTATTCCGGTATTTGCGATTGGCGCCTACGCCACTGAGCGCTGTGCAAGCCTCGGCATTGCCTGTCTCTGCCTGCCCGAAACCAGTCTCGGTGCCTTTGGCGCGCATGGGCCGCAAGGCGGCGTCTACCTCATGGACATCGATACTTGGTTGGCGCAGACCGAGTTGCGAACCAACCTGCGCCTGGACCGACACGCCGCCATCGTCTTCGGCACGCGCCAGGAACAATGCATCGATCTGGCCGCAAGCCTGGCCCAAGTGTGTCCGCACCTCGTTACCCCGAGTTGTTCGGACACGTGGGTTCGGGCGCTGATTGCCGGGCAGCAGCGGTATTGCCGGGACGTGCTGCACGTCGGCGAGTCGATCGACTTGGCGCGATTGAAAAACGCGGTCAGCCTGGGCCGTTTGAATGCCTGGGCGATTAACCTGGATACGGGCGAGCATCTGGGCGGCCACCTGGATCTCGAACTGTTCGGCGAACCGATCAAGAGCGCCGCCGACATGCTGCGCGGGATGTCCGAAAGCGACCACTGGATCATCGAGGCGCTGGAGGCTCTGGGCCTGGACGGCAATGCCAATGCATCGCTGTCACATGAGTTCCGGCGCGTCGATTGCCACGGCCAGGAACGCTGGTATGCCACCCATGCGAGCTGCTATGTGGACGCCGACCAGGACGTTCGCGGCGTCATCGGCGTGACGTATGAGGTTACCGATCGGAAGCGCGCCGAGCAGCAGGCCGACCGCCATGCTGATCTCCTGGCGCAGGCCCTGAAGGCGGCCGATATGGTCAGCTGGGAATACGATGCGACCACCCGCATCCGCCATTCGATTGGTGACGATGAGGCCCTGTTTGGGCTGCGCCCAAGTTCGCTTGAAGAAGTCACCGCTCTGGTACTGCCGGAAGACCGCACCAGTGAGCGGTTTCTGGCCTACCAGCGCGCGCTTCAGCATGGCGAAGCCTTTGATGAGGAGTTTCGTGTCCGCCGGCCTGATGGCAGCATCTGCTGGCTGCAGTCACGCGGACGCCCGAGCCTTGATGCCCACGGCAATCTTCTGCGCGTGTCGGGCATCGTCTTCGACATTACGCCGCGCAAGCAAATCGAAATGCGCCTGGAGGAAACCGAAGGCTGGTTGAGCCGGGCGCTGAGTGCTGGCCACATGGTGGCGTGGGAATGGAACCTGCGGGATCACTCCCGTCGGTCATTCGGCCGCCAGGAAGTCATTCTGGGTCGAGACATTGCCGGCATCGACGATGCCAAGGGCGCGGTGCATCCGGCTGATCGGGAACGCGACGAGTGGCTGTTCAACCAAGCCGCCGAGCATGGCAGCCCGTATTCGAACGAGTTCCGGGTGATCGATGTCGAAGGCAAGGTGCGCTGGTTGCGGTCGATCGGCTCACCATCGGAAGTCGATGCGAATGGCACGGTCACCATGTCTGGGTTGGCCTGGGACATCAGCGAACGCAAAGAAATGGAGCTCACGCTCCGCGAAACCGAGCAACGGCTGCGCACGACGCTGAGCTCGGGGCAAATGGTCGTTTGGGAATGGAATCTCCGGACGCGTGAGCGCCGCTCGTTTGGCGACAAGCTGGAGCTGATGGGTTCCGGCCGGGAGCCGATCGAGCGTGCTTGGGGCCGATTACACCCCGATGACTACGCATTGTTTCGCGACGCGTGGGAAAGCGCGGTTGCCAATGCGACCGAATTTCGCGCCGAATTCCGGCTGATTCGTGATGATGGTGTCGCGACCTGGGTGCGCTCGATCGGCAGCCCGCTGCTGATTGACGAAGCCGGCGTGGCGGTCATGGGTGGCGTGTCGTGGGACATCAGCGAACGCAAACGCACCGAGCTCGCACTCACCGAATCCGAGACGCGGATGCGCGCCGCGCTGGAAGCGGCACGCATGGTGTCCTGGGAGCGCAATCTGCTCACTGGGCGACGGCAGACCATGGGCGATCACTACGCCCTGTTTGGCTTTGATGCCGACGAAGAAGGCAGTCATGTCGATGCAGCGGTGGCACCGGGCGATGCCGAACTCGATCAGGAGCGTTTTGAAACCGCGATCCGCGACCGCACGCTCTACAGCAGCGAATTCCGGATCTGCAAGCCCGATGGGGAGGTGCGTTGGTTGCATTCCCGCGGCAAGGTCATTTCCGAGCGTCAAGGGCAGGCCGAAATCATTGCCGGCGTGGTGTGGGACATCACCGATCGCAAAGAAATGGAAGCCGCGCTGTCGACGCGCGAGGCCGAACTCAGTGCCGCGCTGCAGGCTGCGCGCATGTGCCGGTTCCAGTTTGATTTTCGCCGCCGCGAGTGGCTGATTTCCGACGATGCGCATGCCGTGTTCGGTACGCGGATTGGTCCGCTGTCTGTCCACCCAGACAGCCGCCGCGACTTGTCCCGCTACCTGGCACGACTGCACCACGGTTTGCCGGTTGACGATGTGGAGGTCCGCCTGCAAGTCGGTTCGGCCACCCCCTGGGTCGAACTGCGCGCCAACTTGCTCGATCGGCATCGCGCGAATGGCGTGTTCTGGGACATCAGCCTCCGCAAGACCATTGAAGAAGCCCTGCTGGAAAGCGAGAACTGGCATCGCATCGCAGTGGAGGGAGCCAACCTCAATGTTTGGGAATACGATCTGGAATCAAAGACCCGGCGCGGCGGCAATCGCGACCTGGAGTTCTTTGGGCGCGCGCCGGACAGTCTGGAATCGCTGCTGGAAGTCGTCCACGAAGACGACCGCGAGGCGCTGACTGCCAGTTTTTTCGAATCCATGGCGGTGCCGGGCGTACAGCGTCAGCAATTCCGCGTATTGAAGGCCGACGGCAGCTATCGCTGGATCGAGTCGATCGGCCGCGTGTTGAACCGTCGCGATGGCACGCCCTGGCGCTATGCTGGGGTCAGTATCGATATCACCGAGAAGAAAGAGCACGCCGATGCGCTGCAGCGTGCGGTGCTGGCGGCCGAGCATGCGGTGCGCGCGCAGTCGGCATTCCTGGCCGCGATGAGCCACGAAATCCGCACGCCGATGAACGCCGTCATCGGCATGACCGGATTGCTCCTGAACAGCCCGCTCGATGACCGTCAGCAAGACATGGCGCGCACGCTCCGCTCGAGCGCTGAGTTGCTACTGAACTTGATCAACGACGTGCTCGACTTTTCGAAGATCGATGCCGGTCAGATGCAACTCGATCAAAGCCCATTTGATCTGGCCGACGTGATCGAGTCTTCGCTGGACCTCCTCGCCCCGCAAGCTGAGGTCAAGCGCTTGAGCCTTGGCGCCGTGTTCGACTTCCAGATCGGCGCTCGGCTGATCGGCGATCCCGCGCGACTACGCCAGATTTTGGTGAACCTGCTGTCGAACGCCATCAAGTTCACGCCTGCTGGCCATGTCGAAATCAAGGCGAACCTGTGGTCACTCAGCGCGACGACCGCGCGTTTGTGGATCTCCGTGCGCGACCAGGGGATCGGCATTGCGCCGGAGGTGCTCCGCACCTTGTTCACGCCATTCCGCCAAGGCGACACGTCCATGTCGCGGCGCTTTGGCGGCACGGGCCTTGGGCTCGTGATCTGCAAACGCCTGGCCGATTTGATGCATGGCGAAATCACGGTGGAATCGGAGCCCGGACAGGGCGCCTGCTTCCGGGTTCGACTGGATTTGCCGCTCGCCGATCCAAGCCCCGGACCCGCGGACTGGATGCACGATCGGCGGATTGCGATCGTCATGGACGAAGGCCATGCGCGCGACGCTCTGATCGAACAACTCGTGTTGTTCGGCGCGAGCGTTGAGCATCATCCAACCATCGGTGATCTGCGCCGGCACCAATCGCCGGACGTGGTCGTGGTCGATGACGATGTGCGCCTACCGGTCGATTTTCCGCTGCCCACACTGCGCGTGTTGGGCTTGGGGGTCAGCGTTCGCGACGACCATTTGAGTCTGTCCCGCCCGATCCGCCCGAGCCTGTTGCTCGACCGTCTTGGCCGGCTGATTCAGCAGCCAGGCGCAAACAGCCCGGGCCCCGCACAAGCCGCAGACGATCAAACACCGTTGCCCGATATCAGTTTGCGGGTGCTGGTCGCCGAGGACAATGATGTCAATCAGATGCTGATCGAGCTGATGCTGCAATCGCTGGGGATCGAGCCACGTCTGGTCAGCGATGGTCAGGAGGCGATCGACGCACTGCAAGGCGGCGACTACAACGTCATACTGATGGACGTCGAAATGCCTGGGATCGATGGCATCGAAGCCACGCGCCTGATTCGCGCCCGCCCCGAATTTGCCGACCGGCCTTACATCATCGCGGCCACGGCGCATGTCATGTCAGACAGCAAGCAGCGTTTTTTGAATGCGGGCATGAACGACTACGTGCCAAAGCCGATCCTGATGCCGGAATTGAAAGCCGCACTCAGTCGAGCGGGCGAATTCCTGGCGCGGCGCTCTTGA